A genomic stretch from Colwellia sp. Arc7-635 includes:
- the recD gene encoding exodeoxyribonuclease V subunit alpha: MPELILNSESTTNAQTANIYASFAHAARQLEGLVAVDYFFAKEISHCLGFSAFGTVTENLAASSFASTNLGQGHDQGHEQLHEQHRQQQQWFHLLIALSASLRDGHSCLPLAQVAGKRLFADAMNQSGTSTNINNKGFLFSDLTTLNALMAKLPLAPLNENERAQTAQPLNLAEPIVLSHERLYLRRYFQFEQELKQVVYERRNISEQQTSLSADGSAALANVSEIKSIIETLFPESVQQDASKANDIDWQAVAVANAINKDFAIIAGGPGTGKTYTVTKLLAALIMLANANSKSNNSEADKDNKDNDFIAPRISLVAPTGKAAQRLSESISSAVKGFRGKIDDAVLDLIPEQAQTIHRLLGVIPEQVNFRHHQDNQLAIDILLIDEVSMVDLPMMTRIFRALPAHTKVILLGDADQLPSVAVGSVLADFAPRPHVGYSALNHQYLAQVTGYQSLEKDVTVLAKNKQYSAADCVAFLMKSRRFDGEGGIGRIANDVIKGNYQESWQLLQASAALDNSAQTELFNDEKELTLLSGSIDTWLTPLVEQYYLGISQCSKVEDAFVLLAKFRILSSTRKGPQGVENLNALVIDILRDKGVIPFNRFESNTTLYSGQPIMISENDYRLGVYNGDIGLLWRNSHGHLMAVFENAQGGYDWILPSRLPKFETVYAMTIHKTQGSEFAHVAMVLPEQKDNRLLSRELLYTGITRAKQRLSIASSQSVWQSGVSQQVKRHSGLAIEQ, translated from the coding sequence TGCCGCTCGTCAATTGGAAGGTTTAGTCGCGGTCGATTACTTCTTCGCTAAGGAAATAAGCCACTGCTTAGGCTTTTCAGCTTTTGGTACAGTGACAGAAAATCTTGCAGCGTCGAGCTTTGCTAGCACGAATCTTGGGCAAGGACATGATCAGGGGCATGAACAACTACATGAGCAGCACCGTCAGCAACAACAATGGTTTCATTTACTGATAGCCTTAAGTGCAAGTTTGCGAGACGGTCATAGTTGTTTACCATTGGCGCAAGTTGCGGGTAAACGCTTGTTTGCTGATGCGATGAATCAAAGTGGCACTAGCACCAACATTAACAATAAAGGCTTTTTATTTAGCGATTTAACTACCCTCAACGCGCTAATGGCAAAACTGCCTTTAGCACCGTTAAACGAAAATGAGCGGGCACAAACAGCGCAGCCACTTAATCTAGCTGAGCCTATCGTACTAAGTCATGAGCGTTTATATCTGCGCCGCTACTTTCAATTCGAGCAAGAGTTAAAACAAGTAGTGTATGAGCGCCGTAATATTAGCGAGCAACAAACGAGTTTGTCAGCGGATGGCAGCGCAGCACTGGCTAATGTTAGCGAGATAAAAAGCATTATCGAAACTTTATTTCCTGAATCAGTACAACAAGATGCAAGTAAAGCTAATGATATTGATTGGCAAGCAGTTGCCGTGGCCAATGCGATTAATAAAGACTTTGCTATCATTGCTGGCGGCCCAGGTACGGGTAAAACTTATACCGTAACGAAATTACTCGCAGCGTTGATAATGCTTGCGAACGCCAATAGTAAAAGCAACAATTCAGAAGCTGATAAAGACAATAAAGACAATGACTTTATCGCACCGCGTATTTCTTTAGTCGCGCCAACCGGTAAAGCCGCACAGCGATTATCAGAATCTATTTCCAGTGCCGTTAAAGGCTTTCGCGGTAAAATCGATGATGCCGTATTAGATCTCATTCCTGAGCAAGCACAAACTATCCATAGATTGTTGGGCGTTATTCCTGAACAAGTAAACTTTCGTCATCATCAAGACAACCAACTCGCCATTGACATTTTACTGATTGATGAAGTTTCTATGGTTGACTTACCTATGATGACGCGTATTTTTCGCGCTTTACCTGCTCACACCAAAGTTATTTTATTGGGTGATGCGGATCAATTACCGTCAGTGGCTGTAGGCAGTGTTTTAGCTGATTTTGCCCCCAGGCCACATGTGGGTTATAGCGCTTTAAATCATCAATATTTAGCACAGGTTACCGGTTATCAATCGCTCGAAAAAGATGTCACGGTACTAGCAAAAAATAAGCAATATAGTGCAGCTGACTGTGTCGCTTTTTTAATGAAAAGCCGTCGCTTCGATGGTGAGGGTGGTATTGGTCGTATCGCTAATGATGTTATCAAGGGTAACTATCAAGAAAGTTGGCAACTGTTACAAGCAAGTGCAGCACTTGATAATTCGGCGCAAACTGAGCTTTTTAATGACGAAAAAGAACTGACATTACTTTCTGGCAGTATCGACACATGGTTAACGCCGCTCGTTGAGCAATATTATTTAGGCATAAGTCAGTGCAGTAAAGTTGAAGACGCTTTTGTTTTACTGGCAAAGTTTAGAATTTTATCGTCTACGCGCAAAGGCCCACAAGGGGTTGAAAACCTGAACGCACTGGTAATTGATATTTTACGCGATAAAGGTGTTATTCCTTTTAATCGTTTTGAGTCAAACACTACATTGTATTCGGGTCAGCCGATAATGATCAGTGAAAATGATTATCGCTTGGGCGTATACAACGGTGATATTGGTTTATTATGGCGTAATAGTCATGGGCATTTAATGGCAGTATTTGAGAACGCGCAGGGCGGTTATGACTGGATATTGCCATCGCGTTTACCTAAATTTGAAACCGTTTATGCCATGACCATTCATAAAACCCAAGGTAGTGAGTTTGCACACGTTGCTATGGTGCTGCCTGAGCAAAAAGACAATAGATTATTGTCACGTGAATTATTATATACTGGCATTACTCGAGCGAAGCAACGCTTGAGCATCGCGAGCAGTCAAAGCGTATGGCAAAGTGGCGTTAGTCAGCAAGTTAAACGTCATTCTGGGCTCGCAATAGAACAATAA
- a CDS encoding DUF3087 family protein, with translation MKLREVEKTEYRKHLNIIIVGFIASLLVLALAYGQGLIMLFADSVNLTPEPVVTAAAEVAGEVAVVAEPENNFQYNFLGVLMALLTCVFALHRLRASAFFSEVYYVWQVKQLQNAVYRKLKKIKAAAGNDDINALIILNFYYASLKQIYLLDDNTLTMSKLNSDISELNTRIEEKNLTLSTDQFDALMLADY, from the coding sequence ATGAAATTAAGAGAAGTTGAAAAAACGGAATACCGTAAACATTTAAATATTATTATTGTTGGCTTTATTGCCAGTTTACTCGTATTAGCGCTAGCTTATGGACAAGGCTTAATAATGCTATTTGCTGATAGCGTGAACTTAACGCCAGAGCCTGTTGTGACTGCCGCGGCTGAAGTTGCAGGAGAAGTAGCTGTAGTTGCAGAGCCAGAAAATAATTTTCAATATAACTTTTTAGGCGTATTAATGGCGTTACTGACCTGTGTATTTGCTTTACATAGATTACGCGCTAGCGCATTTTTTAGTGAAGTGTATTACGTTTGGCAAGTTAAGCAGCTACAAAACGCTGTCTACCGTAAACTGAAAAAAATAAAAGCCGCAGCCGGTAATGATGATATCAATGCTTTGATAATTTTGAATTTTTATTATGCTAGCTTAAAGCAGATTTATTTATTAGATGACAACACGCTAACAATGTCTAAACTCAATAGCGATATTAGTGAGTTGAACACACGTATAGAAGAGAAAAATTTAACCTTATCAACCGATCAGTTTGATGCGTTAATGTTA